One segment of Bacillus horti DNA contains the following:
- a CDS encoding nucleoside triphosphate pyrophosphohydrolase, with protein sequence MMKIYNKVIRDNIPEIIMKNGMKYEIRELDDQTFLEGLKEKLNEEIDEFKAEEDVEELADLLEVVFAIARLKGVSKDQLEEIQKKKEVTNGGFHKNLFLVKTYE encoded by the coding sequence ATGATGAAAATATACAACAAAGTAATTCGTGATAATATTCCAGAGATCATTATGAAAAATGGCATGAAGTACGAAATACGAGAGTTAGATGACCAAACATTTCTAGAAGGACTTAAAGAGAAGTTAAATGAGGAAATCGATGAGTTTAAAGCGGAAGAAGATGTTGAAGAATTAGCAGATCTTCTAGAGGTTGTTTTTGCTATCGCTAGATTAAAAGGTGTTTCAAAAGACCAGTTGGAAGAGATACAAAAAAAGAAGGAAGTTACAAATGGGGGCTTTCACAAAAACTTATTTTTGGTTAAAACATATGAGTAA
- a CDS encoding zinc dependent phospholipase C family protein, whose amino-acid sequence MPWPMVHFLVSENLYNGNPSPNLLLGSIAPDAIHMRGEISRQEKGITHLVHNDQFPAVEVILDTLHTYLEQKSEQEWRGFIIGYFSHVYTDVMWTNTVYEDFENNFNGDKMDLRRIYRQEVSQLEFDLMKSSRNRKVTGFTSKG is encoded by the coding sequence ATGCCCTGGCCAATGGTACACTTTTTAGTTTCAGAAAATTTATACAATGGAAATCCTAGTCCCAATCTCCTTTTAGGAAGCATTGCACCTGATGCCATTCATATGAGAGGAGAGATATCTAGACAAGAAAAAGGTATAACACATCTTGTACATAATGACCAGTTTCCTGCAGTAGAAGTAATCCTAGACACATTACATACATACTTGGAGCAAAAATCAGAGCAAGAGTGGAGAGGTTTTATAATAGGTTACTTTTCTCATGTTTATACGGATGTAATGTGGACGAATACCGTTTACGAGGACTTTGAGAATAATTTTAACGGAGATAAAATGGATCTTCGGAGGATATACAGACAAGAAGTTAGCCAATTAGAATTCGATCTGATGAAGTCCTCGAGGAACAGAAAAGTTACTGGATTTACTTCCAAAGGCTAA
- a CDS encoding Asp23/Gls24 family envelope stress response protein gives MSVEISTGLGHIDVSVEVIATLAGGAALDCYGLVGMASRQQLKDGITELLGKDNLSKGVVVREDEEGIHVDMYIIVSYGTKISEVAHNVQSKVKYTLEQTVGLDVSTVNIFVQGVRVIQP, from the coding sequence ATGAGTGTGGAGATATCTACAGGATTAGGTCATATTGATGTATCCGTTGAAGTGATTGCTACATTAGCTGGCGGAGCGGCGTTAGACTGCTATGGGCTAGTAGGAATGGCTTCACGTCAACAGTTAAAGGATGGGATTACCGAGCTACTTGGTAAGGACAATCTTAGTAAGGGTGTTGTCGTTCGTGAGGATGAAGAAGGCATCCATGTGGATATGTACATTATCGTAAGCTACGGAACCAAGATTTCTGAGGTGGCTCACAATGTACAATCGAAGGTGAAATACACGTTAGAACAAACGGTTGGTTTAGACGTATCAACAGTGAATATTTTTGTTCAAGGAGTTCGTGTGATTCAGCCTTAG
- a CDS encoding GNAT family N-acetyltransferase, translating into MSKVEIRIPKLEDIMDIHRLFRVVIEDTFNKEGLSYLKEDIEMEIDSKIKYLDQSLKRNGESRFFLLAVNEDKIIGTIEYGPSSQLINELTKGELKTIVEMGTVFVDPTQQRNGIGRMLFRALLLSMRANGIDEFCLDSGYRSAQKYWTKKLGQPDFVYKSYWGDENDHMIWRRKTIDILDEGTKGE; encoded by the coding sequence ATGAGTAAAGTAGAGATAAGAATACCTAAACTTGAGGACATTATGGATATACATCGTTTATTTCGCGTTGTCATTGAGGATACTTTCAATAAGGAAGGTTTATCATATTTAAAAGAAGATATTGAAATGGAAATAGACTCTAAGATTAAGTATCTAGACCAATCTCTGAAAAGGAATGGAGAGAGCAGATTCTTTTTGCTAGCTGTTAATGAAGATAAGATTATTGGGACAATTGAATACGGTCCATCTAGTCAGTTAATTAATGAGCTTACAAAGGGTGAGTTAAAGACTATTGTTGAAATGGGGACGGTATTTGTTGATCCTACACAGCAGCGAAATGGAATAGGACGTATGCTTTTTCGTGCATTACTTCTATCGATGAGAGCTAATGGAATAGATGAATTTTGTCTTGATAGCGGCTACAGGAGTGCACAGAAATATTGGACTAAGAAGCTTGGTCAGCCGGATTTTGTTTATAAGAGTTACTGGGGTGACGAGAACGATCATATGATTTGGAGAAGAAAGACAATTGATATTTTAGATGAGGGTACCAAAGGTGAATAA
- the rpmB gene encoding 50S ribosomal protein L28, whose amino-acid sequence MARVCYITGKRAKAGNKRSHAENKTKRKWGVNVQKVRILVDGKPKRVYVSARALKSGKVERV is encoded by the coding sequence ATGGCTCGCGTATGTTATATCACAGGAAAGCGTGCAAAAGCAGGTAACAAAAGAAGTCACGCTGAAAATAAAACAAAACGTAAATGGGGCGTTAACGTTCAAAAGGTAAGAATCCTTGTTGACGGTAAGCCTAAGCGTGTTTACGTAAGTGCTAGAGCACTTAAATCTGGTAAAGTTGAGCGTGTTTAA